The sequence AATGTTCATGATGGCATCGACTGCAGTACACGCACAATTATTAAAAATCGGGGTAAAAGCTGGGGTAAACTTTGCAAGTCAGCCTGGCGATGCGACATTAAATGGTGTAGCATTTGATAAAGATGGAATTACTAGTTTCCATGCCGGTTTAGTTGCCGAAGTGAAATTATTAGAAAAATTCGCTATTCAGCCAGAGCTTTTATATTCTACACAAGGCGCAACTTATAAATTTGCCGATGCACAAGAAGACTTCAAAAATGAATTAGCTTATTTATCAATACCGGTAATGGCAAAAATCTATATGACAAAATCCTTAAGCTTAGAAGTGGGACCACAAGCGTCATTTTTATTAAGTCAAAAAAATGATGTAAGATTTGACGATGCTAACACATTTGATTTTGCTATTAATGCAGGTTTAGGATTAAAACTTACCGAAAGTATTTTTCTTCAAGGTCGTTATAGTCTAGGACTAACAGATGCTTCACCAAATGCAGATATCAGAAACTCTGTTGTACAGCTTTCTGCAGGATTCATGTTTTAAAAATAATATCACATACTTTTATAAAAACCGCTCTATTAATTAGTGCGGTTTTTTTATTTTTACAAAGTACAATGACAATTGCAAAAATCAATTGCAATTTTAAAATCTCAATTCAAACAACATTCTATAAATATGAAAATCTGCATTATCAACGGACCCAATTTAAATCTTTTAGGAAAGAGAGAACCCGAAGTTTATGGAAGCCAAACTTTTGAAGATTATTTTGAAACGTTGAAATCAAAATTCCCAAATATTGAACTTTCTTATTATCAAAGCAATATTGAAGGAGAATTGATTGGCAAAATTCAGGAAGTTGGGTTTTCATTTGATGGAATTATCTTAAACGCCGGTGCGTACACGCATACTTCTATAGGTTTGGGTGATGCAATGAAAGCAGTTACAACTCCTGTAATCGAAGTTCATATTTCGAATACTTATGCTAGAGAAAGTTTCAGACATCAGTCCTA comes from Flavobacterium sp. KACC 22761 and encodes:
- a CDS encoding porin family protein, with product MKKLFLAAVMFMMASTAVHAQLLKIGVKAGVNFASQPGDATLNGVAFDKDGITSFHAGLVAEVKLLEKFAIQPELLYSTQGATYKFADAQEDFKNELAYLSIPVMAKIYMTKSLSLEVGPQASFLLSQKNDVRFDDANTFDFAINAGLGLKLTESIFLQGRYSLGLTDASPNADIRNSVVQLSAGFMF
- the aroQ gene encoding type II 3-dehydroquinate dehydratase; this translates as MKICIINGPNLNLLGKREPEVYGSQTFEDYFETLKSKFPNIELSYYQSNIEGELIGKIQEVGFSFDGIILNAGAYTHTSIGLGDAMKAVTTPVIEVHISNTYARESFRHQSYLSGNAKGVILGFGLKSYELAIQSFL